In a genomic window of Trichoderma atroviride chromosome 4, complete sequence:
- a CDS encoding uncharacterized protein (EggNog:ENOG41) encodes MCSTRFAFLNTTGMPSLPPSKAKRIRAHVTRTNFAKRRQRIAEAEARNAQRIYLVLAAGGAIDSLLARSLATGSPQQQIRLLASLWSQIFLDSSEYPNSPAESEWLNMLISEPALLQSSLAVTTQHWATDVSRQQNAHIHSIRAVNILIQRLNSRQAHTDAVLAVVCTMAIGGRLANDDIVWSIHMKGLTHLIRERYARGIFHFPSWFTDLLLSDSINNLFNFPRVYHSEVINSLNLHDNHPILCVATVYHGIAQLWESIASFQSCTQGLSLAIRIIEDLLAKLHHETQSLCLHESPAVQGTALALQIILYMSWPTPTEPNIAVLAGKLKEALGLTERNTCCYLDFSSFQLMVGAISAEIGSSTRTWFLTKLKTAVSVLQSRGWVTLLNLFDRVMVLNERIMLHLKILWTELYT; translated from the exons ATGTGCTCTACGAGGTTTGCATTCTTGAATACAACGGGCATGCCCAGCCTACCACCGTCCAAAGCCAAGCGAATAAGAGCTCATGTTACGCGAACTAATTTTGCAAAGCGGCGACAGCGAATCGCAGAAGCCGAGGCAAGAAATGCACAGAGAATCTATCTAGTTCTTGCGGCCGGCGGCGCCATAGACTCACTGCTAGCGCGATCTCTTGCTACTGGTAGTCCACAACAACAGATTCGGCTCC TTGCTTCACTCTGGTCACAAATATTCCTGGATTCCAGTGAATACCCCAACAGTCCGGCTGAATCAGAATGGTTAAACATGCTTATATCCGAACCGGCGCTTCTTCAATCATCTCTGGCCGTAACTACGCAACACTGGGCAACCGATGTATCGCGTCAACAAAACGCCCATATTCACTCAATCCGAGCCGTCAACATTCTTATTCAACGTTTGAATTCCAGGCAGGCTCACACGGATGCTGTTCTCGCGGTAGTGTGTACTATGGCTATTGGCGGACGACTAGCTAACGACGATATTGTTTGGAGCATTCATATGAAAGGGTTGACTCACCTTATTCGCGAGAGATATGCCCGAGGCATTTTCCATTTTCCTTCATGGTTCACTGACCTCTTACTATC CGACTCAATCAACAATCTCTTCAATTTCCCGCGAGTATATCATTCAGAGGTCATCAATTCACTAAATCTGCATGACAATCATCCAATCCTTTGCGTGGCAACAGTATATCATGGCATAGCACAGTTGTGGGAGTCAATCGCTTCATTTCAAAGTTGCACCCAAGGCCTAAGCCTCGCTATTAGAATAATTGAAGATCTTCTGGCTAAACTACATCATGAGACTCAAAGTCTCTGTCTCCACGAAAGCCCTGCTGTTCAAGGCACTGCTTTGGCTCTCCAAATCATCCTCTATATGTCCTGGCCTACTCCGACAGAACCTAATATAGCAGTGCTCGCTGGCAAGCTTAAAGAGGCACTAGGCCTGACGGAGAGAAACACTTGTTGTTACTtggacttttcttcttttcagctTATGGTTGGCGCTATTTCTGCAGAAATAGGCTCTTCAACAAGGACATGGTTCCTAACAAAACTTAAAACAGCAGTCTCAGTATTACAGTCAAGGGGATGGGTTACATTGTTAAATCTTTTCGACAGGGTCATGGTGCTAAATGAAAGAATAATGCTACACTTGAAGATTTTATGGACTGAGTTATATACCTAG
- a CDS encoding uncharacterized protein (EggNog:ENOG41) translates to MTTGLEFAQKRTRESASKVRTGCSTCKARRVKCDEAKPICRRCAMGNRSCVYNTVRATQSRNVITIYLPPAQTQPVFLSNYRGLDFFHHNLAAELDGKFDTKFWGKLVLQLSHSEPAIQHAVSAISIIYQDVESSLRHPTGYVNANLSAHQEWNTAVRSLSVRIQEHPNSHLVPLVCCLLFTCIELLRGNIQSTLFHVENGFNILAALRHKNDEISHPRPNIAPNERKAIEDHIVPVFLRLNVLCSLTGRLTPQMYSSTATQDSPQKDLTDSRRRLYEVSDTCLRFIGKATLKADAFQIDFDDLVEQVKLQTRLDAWRIQLDELLQRMQAASSPANQDALNILLVHFKVIYIWIRVCTTAGETAPDSYHGDFEELLHYAEQIAKPDTGLVPPPLSFDVQILGPLYYTALKCRHPTIRRRALEMLQSAPRREGLWNGHYAYVTAKRVIELEEEHLNELQLPDETSRLHGLPLPDDECRIYDLGETPLGYDNFNHVMTSPIYPGTLKAVFRTKPWGLLGECLTRTEYINL, encoded by the coding sequence ATGACTACTGGTCTGGAATTTGCGCAGAAGAGAACCCGAGAAAGTGCATCCAAGGTACGCACTGGATGTAGCACTTGCAAAGCGCGGCGGGTGAAATGCGATGAAGCAAAACCTATATGCCGACGTTGCGCCATGGGAAACCGATCATGTGTTTACAATACCGTGCGTGCTACGCAATCTCGAAACGTCATTACGATATATCTACCTCCTGCGCAAACCCAACCGGTGTTTCTTTCCAATTATCGCGGCCTCGACTTCTTCCACCATAATCTTGCTGCAGAGCTAGATGGAAAATTCGATACAAAGTTCTGGGGCAAGCTGGTATTGCAACTGTCACACTCTGAGCCAGCAATTCAACATGCCGTATcagccatcagcatcatTTATCAAGACGTCGAATCATCTCTACGGCATCCGACAGGTTATGTTAATGCCAACCTAAGTGCACATCAGGAGTGGAATACAGCAGTGAGGAGCCTGTCAGTTCGAATTCAAGAACACCCTAACTCACATTTGGTGCCACTGGTCTGCTGCCTTCTATTTACATGTATCGAGCTCCTCAGAGGGAATATCCAGTCTACTTTGTTTCATGTTGAGAATGGATTCAATATCTTAGCTGCGCTCCGCCATAAAAACGATGAAATCTCGCATCCGAGGCCCAATATCGCACCAAACGAGCGTAAAGCCATCGAAGATCATATCGTCCCGGTGTTTTTACGTCTAAACGTGCTGTGCTCTCTCACTGGGAGACTAACTCCGCAAATGTACTCCTCTACAGCTACACAAGATTCCCCTCAGAAAGACCTTACAGATTCCAGGCGGCGGCTCTATGAAGTCTCAGATACTTGCCTCCGATTCATCGGCAAAGCCACTCTTAAGGCAGATGCGTTCCAAATTGACTTTGATGACCTTGTTGAACAAGTTAAACTTCAAACAAGGCTAGACGCATGGCGCATCCAGCTAGATGAACTTCTTCAACGTATGCAGGCGGCTAGCAGCCCAGCAAACCAAGATGCGCTCAATATACTTTTGGTCCATTTCAAAGTTATTTACATCTGGATACGAGTATGCACTACCGCTGGTGAAACCGCTCCAGACTCTTACCACGGCGACTTTGAAGAGCTGTTGCATTACGCGGAACAAATTGCCAAGCCAGACACAGGATTAGTACCACCACCGCTATCTTTCGATGTACAAATCTTAGGACCTTTGTACTACACTGCACTGAAATGCCGTCATCCTACCATACGAAGACGCGCGCTGGAAATGCTGCAATCGGCACCTCGGCGGGAAGGGCTCTGGAATGGCCATTACGCCTACGTAACCGCCAAACGAGTCAttgagctggaagaagagcatctcAATGAGTTACAATTGCCAGACGAGACTTCTAGATTGCATGGCCTGCCTCTGCCCGATGACGAATGCCGAATCTACGATCTGGGAGAGACACCTTTGGGCTATGACAATTTTAACCACGTCATGACCAGCCCGATATACCCAGGCACACTTAAAGCTGTATTCAGGACAAAGCCGTGGGGGTTGCTAGGAGAGTGTCTCACACGTACGGAGTACATCAATTTATGA
- a CDS encoding uncharacterized protein (EggNog:ENOG41~TransMembrane:1 (n5-12c17/18o41-60i)): MRSPQLFMLIFIRSVYRVAELQQGFNGPLANNQVSFMILEGPMIFLAVLAMTVLHPGIAFGNNLRSAAWSITQSRKSAFVATNLYMEDTPLQHKLNSMSK; the protein is encoded by the coding sequence ATGCGCTCGCCGCAGCTGTTTATGCTCATCTTTATCCGCTCAGTATATCGTGTTGCagagcttcaacaaggcTTCAATGGGCCCCTTGCCAATAACCAGGTGTCGTTCATGATCTTGGAGGGGCCGATGATTTTCCTGGCAGTGCTTGCAATGACGGTATTGCACCCTGGCATTGCGTTTGGTAACAATTTGCGCAGCGCGGCTTGGTCCATCACACAGTCCAGGAAGTCTGCCTTTGTTGCAACCAATCTCTATATGGAAGATACGCCTTTACAACACAAGCTCAACTCTATGTCAAAATAA
- a CDS encoding uncharacterized protein (EggNog:ENOG41~TransMembrane:4 (i12-31o54-75i87-113o125-152i)), translated as MNIEVELALRALQLIFAIIVMGTDGHAIHVFRGHTAYEHFDIGNLYVYYGVPDAWGFLMFCAGWTFLGVFFFLIARIRYADHALVGYVRLAVEAIAFLSWLAGFIAVAVNIGSQQCPAEENGCGLLIAATVFGALEWLLFLFTTIITINLVFNGIHRPKVSTASHTKPPA; from the exons ATGAACATAGAAGTTGAACTTGCCCTAAGAGCGCTGCAGCTTATATTTGCAATCATTGTTATGGGAACAGACGGGCATG CTATCCATGTTTTTCGCGGCCATACTGCCTATGAACATTTTGACATTGGCAATTTATATGTTTACTATGGTGTCCCTGATGCCTGGGGCTTTTTGATGTTCTGTGCCGGCTGGACATTTTTgggcgttttcttctttcttattgCTAGAATCCGTTATGCGGATCATGCACTGGTTGGCTATGTGCGTCTCGCCGTCGAAGCTATAGCTTTTTTGTCGTGGCTAGCTGGTTTTATTGCTGTGGCTGTCAACATAGGAAGCCAACAATGTCCGGCTGAAGAGAACGGCTGCGGGCTGCTCATTGCAGCGACAGTCTTTGGAGCGTTGGAGTGGCTACTGTTTCTATTTACTACGATCATTACTATcaacctcgtcttcaacggCATTCACAGGCCAAAGGTATCTACGGCCAGCCATACTAAGCCACCGGCATAG
- a CDS encoding uncharacterized protein (SECRETED:SignalP(1-19)) produces the protein MKFTFATIVIPYIFHSALAAPTRIERALDERRPVERGFDIRDAYSTKAHDEYIRIANNADVEAGTQVAAVEAIKTVAAAATSAETSAAAKGDAKKTGKGKDKKKGKDKKKGKDKKKGEKGKKEGKKEENAVEAREESDTPDTEAAAESTKTVAAAAASTETSAAAKGGAAKKDQGKSEKKDKKKDKKKGKKEGKGKDKKKGAKAAAAEATAAH, from the coding sequence ATGAAGTTCACTTTCGCTACTATTGTCATTCCTTACATCTTCCACAGCGCTCTGGCAGCGCCTACTAGAATTGAGCGTGCCCTCGACGAGCGTAGACCCGTGGAGAGGGGATTTGACATCAGAGATGCATATTCTACCAAAGCTCACGACGAATATATCAGGATTGCCAACAATGCAGATGTCGAGGCTGGAACTCAGGTAGCTGCcgttgaagccatcaagactgtcgctgctgccgccactaGCGCTGAGacctcagcagcagcgaaagGCGACGCAAAGAAGACGGGCAAGGGCAAAgataagaagaagggcaaggataagaagaaaggaaaggacaagaagaagggggaaaagggcaaaaaggagggaaagaaagaagagaatgcggTAGAAGCTCGCGAGGAGTCTGACACTCCTGATAccgaggctgctgccgaaTCCACCAAGACCgtggccgctgcagcagctagCACCGAGAcctcagcggcggcaaaggGCGGTGCTGCAAAGAAAGATCAGGGTaagagcgagaagaaagacaagaagaaggataagaagaaggggaagaaagaaggcaagggaaaggacaagaagaaaggggCCAAAGCTGCGGCAGCCGAGGCGACAGCAGCTCACTGA
- a CDS encoding uncharacterized protein (EggNog:ENOG41), with translation MAFKLPFKHCTPQSRSQITAARRGMRQAVSIRTPVVACKPWTACGNNERCYTTARVSGSNITGLPKEAEVGTKRFADFDLAGKTFVVTGGARGLGLALAEALVEAGGKGIIKISSSHEKYAVFDDVIVYCLDRLPQPDQEWQRAAQRVIPEWGGSLKYRQLDVNNTSDLNEIIEGIAHQNGGIQGVIAAAGIQQLTPAIEYKEEDINKMLQTNYTAAFMTAQAAARMMLKYKSHGSICFVASMSGSVANKGLLSSAYNSSKAALIQLARNLAMEWSDTTTNNGGGIRVNCLSPGHIITPMVLKNFEEVPGLRDTWSQANMMNRLAETSEFKGAALFLMSNASTFMTGSNLIIDGGHTAW, from the coding sequence ATGGCTTTCAAACTACCCTTTAAGCACTGCACTCCTCAGAGTCGAAGCCAGATAACTGCTGCACGACGGGGAATGCGGCAAGCAGTCTCTATCAGAACTCCTGTGGTAGCTTGTAAACCATGGACAGCTTGTGGCAATAATGAACGCTGCTATACGACTGCGAGAGTGTCTGGATCAAACATCACTGGGTTGCCAAAAGAAGCCGAGGTTGGCACTAAGCGATTCGCCGACTTTGATCTCGCTGGCAAAACATTCGTTGTAACGGGTGGTGCTCGAGGCTTGGGCTTAGCCTTGGCAGAAGCACTTGTAGAGGCGGGTGGTAAAGGTATTATCAAGATTTCTTCTAGCCACGAGAAGTACGCAGTGTTTGACGATGTTATAGTCTACTGTCTCGACCGGCTACCACAGCCCGACCAGGAATGGCAAAGGGCCGCTCAGCGTGTCATTCCAGAATGGGGTGGCTCATTGAAATACAGGCAATTGGATGTTAATAACACTTCAGATCTGAATGAGATCATTGAGGGCATTGCGCACCAAAATGGGGGCATACAGGGAGTTATTGCCGCTGCTGGTATACAGCAGCTTACGCCGGCAATAGAGTATAAGGAGGAGGATATCAATAAGATGCTGCAAACAAACTATACAGCAGCATTCATGACAGCACAGGCCGCTGCCAGGATGATGCTCAAGTATAAAAGTCATGGAAGTATTTGCTTTGTGGCTAGCATGTCCGGTTCTGTGGCGAACAAAGGATTACTGTCGTCGGCTTATAATTCTTCTAAAGCGGCGCTGATACAACTGGCGCGAAATCTTGCCATGGAGTGGAGTGATACTACAACTAACAACGGGGGCGGTATTCGAGTTAATTGCCTGAGTCCAGGACACATAATCACACCGATGGTTCTGAAAAACTTTGAGGAGGTGCCGGGCTTAAGAGACACATGGAGTCAAGCCAACATGATGAACCGACTGGCTGAAACAAGCGAGTTTAAGGGTGCGGCGCTATTTTTAATGAGTAACGCGAGTACCTTCATGACGGGGAGTAATTTGATTATAGATGGTGGTCATACGGCTTGGTAA
- a CDS encoding uncharacterized protein (EggNog:ENOG41~SECRETED:SignalP(1-19)), giving the protein MKFQSTSTAAALLLGQAFALPLPSSNIFRREVPQEHSHDVFLSITNEALAKSNPKGITDAVFGLLGNAAAAGGAGSVTNLDCLKQETADQAFTNGKAAGDIRLMAGALVYQALERNTGKVGLASVTCTEQAVNPEIQAVKPHQDPASANAASINKGITLELAKQLKAIGADPNLALLSGTFAPGDLNDATGKGKACDDPDPTLGCIYSTGTLVLDASQDEVASAVAAVSQTFTGTGGIQATALVDLSKFSIANAQGSGAAPTPSANVATTSQAAAAATPTTASQAGNAASQTGASSSSETSTSTASGNNVQAFTGTLGGPPSACRFRHGKPTVFCQWRYLCHRRSRSATIMQYPAQRVCQ; this is encoded by the exons ATGAAGTTCCAAAGCACCTCTACAGCCGCAGCTTTGCTGCTAGGCCAAGCTTTTGCCCTACCTCTGCCGTCTTCAAACATATTTCGCCGGGAGGTTCCCCAGGAGCATTCCCATGATGTTTTCCTCTCCATTACCAACGAAGCTCTAGCGAAGAGCAACCCCAAGGGCATCACAGATGCTGTATTTGGACTTCTTGGTAatgcagcggctgcaggcggcgctggaagcGTAACCAATCTTGACTGCCTCAAACAAGAGACAGCCGATCAGGCTTTTACCAACggcaaagctgctggagatatTCGATTGATGGCTGGAGCGTTGGTATACCAGGCCCTGGAGAGGAATACTGGTAAAGTCGGGCTGGCAAGTGTGACTTGTACTGAGCAAGCTGTCAACCCCGAAATCCAAGCTGTAAAGCCTCACCAAGACCCAGCATCTGCCAATGCTGCTTCTATTAACAAGGGTATCACTCTTGAGCTCGCGAAGCAGCTCAAAGCTATCGGCGCAGATCCCAATCTCGCTCTTCTGAGCGGTACCTTTGCTCCAGGAGAT CTTAATGATGCAacaggcaaaggcaaagcttgTGACGACCCTGATCCTACTCTTGGATGCATCTACTCAACAGGCACGCTTGTTCTCGATGCGagccaagatgaagtcgCTTCCGCGGTTGCTGCTGTATCCCAAACGTTTACTGGCACTGGCGGCATTCAAGCCACAGCTTTGGTTGACTTGAGTAAATTCTCGATTGCCAACGCTCAAGGTAGTGGCGCTGCTCCAACGCCGAGTGCGAATGTCGCGACGACCTCACaggcagctgcggcagcaaCTCCCACCACGGCTTCTCAAGCTGGTAACGCAGCTTCTCAAACCGGAGCCTCTAGCAGCAGTGAgacttcaacttcaacagcTAGTGGAAACAACGTCCAGGCGTTTACCGGCACCCTTGGCGGCCCCCCCTCCGCCTGTCGTTTCAGGCACGGGAAACCGACCGTTTTCTGTCAATGGAGATACCTTTGTCACCGTCGGAGCCGCTCTGCAACGATCATGCAGTATCCAGCACAACGCGTGTGCCAATGA
- a CDS encoding uncharacterized protein (EggNog:ENOG41~TransMembrane:10 (i119-140o160-176i183-202o214-236i606-626o632-650i657-681o687-704i709-725o756-776i)), with the protein MASKSPVLRPDSRNASIPDASSSSISRGLSRSKSGATVHRSDTTRRVQLKSVLFQQTLDWHTATMAIKASIPPAVLVCAIQSNSWISHFKTNAYLAPIISTCVLPALPRAMLVRHNMRLTFATVIAYCWALLAGWCGVQARHHTTHNLNDISAYNSSAEAVVAIFFIFCIWFTFTVKSAFPNWALQCTLAGIFTVALLPNIARAPTMSEVIDESNVILEAFLVGQAVGLVNALILFPQSCRGLFRKDIGQCLDGLVAVIQAQRKCMEDISLKKVSAVEGGENGSSSISQLEDALQRFLKAVGKARQDSEYAACEISWGVFDHTKLDEISSLLVDLIPPVSGLSSVADMLQLHVDGCNIVGDAGDDGGSDEGSNITSKDDGWQHLEAAMHQNSRQMSDTIIKGVEHVKLRLESTNGRTLFNRRRARKTDKEHEAGITQPGDTGFLDSFRDVFEIGRVFSQENEDMNNKELLDCYIQHRPQVGDLNQYTSEMHYNTLRYFLFLHSQTILSSLGEEFLKLLIYVDDCYTHPKRLLIPPFFHPRYWIEKFIGLRVTQRDSASQKSDAQTSIKLGSSFYDPKNPDHLPPGNFMETIGDYIRKISAIFRSDHAAYGLRGACAIMTVGIIAFLHDSQDFYFAQRFLWAMFAIVLSMARTTGSSTFLLLGRVLGTIASMIASYIIWYVVDQKTPGILVLLWLWFLVLGYLFVKFPDFFSIWFVALIASIVMIANELQVRKLGEAAIIQSGQAVYRPYIIFPYRLAVVTLGVLIGYFWTIFPYPLSEHSELRENMAKAMYGLARYYMCIQQTILARLSGNFGDISDKTSPGFHLQAARRRIFHKYQTLSTRAKTSYQFLDWEFSLGGRFPKQTYGEMLSILERLVSYMTLASYVSRDLKAPDATASWWAHDPTGAAQAHLTPGGVTTRMIILHSALSRAHPLPPELADLSIPHLGDFLTRDVPTDERFAAAALIHSVNWYLIREINRLTELARELVGELNFSFVIIHDDYVEDGQ; encoded by the exons ATGGCCTCGAAGTCACCGGTTCTGCGTCCAGATAGCCGAAATGCATCCATTCCAgatgcatcatcatcatcaatatCTAGAGGCTTGTCTAGATCCAAGTCCGGGGCTACTGTTCACAGATCCGATACTACGAGGCGCGTGCAACTCAAGTCAGTGTTATTCCAACAGACACTCGATTGGCATACGGCTACCATGGCCATTAAAGCGTCTATACCACCAGCTGTGCTTGTATGCGCCATTCAATCAAATAGTTGGATCAGTCATTTCAAGACCAACGCTTATCTCGCTCCTATCATATCTACCTGTGTCCTGCCGGCTCTCCCTCGCGCGATGCTGGTAAGACACAATATGCGACTCACTTTCGCAACTGTTATCGCCTATTGCTGGGCGCTGCTTGCTGGCTGGTGTGGTGTTCAAGCCAGGCATCATACTACGCACAACCTCAACGATATAAGCGCCTACAATTCTTCGGCAGAGGCGGTcgtggccatcttcttcatattTTGTATTTGGTTTACGTTCACAGTAAAGTCTGCGTTTCCTAATTGGGCCCTTCAGTGCACATTGGCTGGCATCTTCACAGTCGCGCTACTACCAAATATTGCTAGGGCTCCCACCATGTCAGAAGTGATTGATGAGTCCAATGTTATTCTGGAGGCTTTTTTGGTGGGACAGGCTGTTGGTCTTGTCAATGCGCTTATCCTATTCCCGCAAAGCTGTAGAGGGCTCTTCAGAAAAGACATAGGACAGTGTCTTGATGGGTTGGTGGCTGTCATACAAGCACAAAGGAAATGCATGGAAGATATCTCACTGAAGAAAGTCTCAGCTGTGGAAGGAGGGGAGAACGGCAGCTCATCCATCAGTCAACTTGAAGATGCCTTACAACGGTTCCTCAAGGCAGTTGGCAAAGCCCGCCAGGATAGTGAGTACGCGGCGTGTGAGATATCTTGGGGCGTCTTTGACCATACAAAGCTGGACGAAATTTCTTCATTATTGGTCGATCTTATACCACCTGTATCCGGTTTGAGTTCGGTAGCAGACATGCTACAACTACACGTCGACGGATGTAATATCGTCGGCGATGcaggcgatgatggcggctcTGATGAGGGGAGTAATATTACTTCAAAGGACGACGGCTGGCAACATCTCGAAGCGGCAATGCACCAAAATTCAAGACAAATGTCTGACACAATCATCAAAGGCGTTGAGCACGTCAAACTTCGACTAGAGTCAACAAATGGTCGCACTTTGTTCAATAGACGCCGCGCCAGAAAAACCGACAAAGAACATGAAGCCGGTATAACACAGCCAGGAGACACAGGTTTTCTCGACTCATTCCGCGACGTGTTCGAAATTGGCCGTGTCTTCAGTCAAGAGAATGAAGACATGAACAACAAAGAACTTCTTGATTGTTATATCCAGCATCGTCCCCAGGTTGGAGATTTGAATCAATACACTTCCGAAATGCACTACAATACGTTACGatactttctttttcttcat TCTCAAACCATTCTGTCGTCTTTGGGAGAAGAATTCCTCAAGCTCCTAATTTACGTGGACGACTGTTATACACACCCGAAGCGGTTGCTTATTCCACCCTTTTTTCATCCCCGTTATTGGATTGAAAAGTTTATTGGCTTGAGAGTTACGCAACGAGACAGCGCTTCCCAAAAGTCAGATGCTCAAACCAGCATAAAACTTGGTTCTTCATTCTACGATCCCAAAAATCCTGACCATCTCCCGCCTGGCAACTTCATGGAAACTATCGGAGACTATATTCGAAAAATCAGCGCTATTTTCCGTAGCGATCATGCTGCGTACGGCCTCAGAGGTGCCTGTGCCATTATGACCGTTGGTATCATCGCATTTCTCCACGATTCACAGGACTTCTATTTCGCGCAACGCTTTCTCTGGGCGATGTTTGCCATTGTACTTTCCATGGCCCGCACCACTGGATCatcaacttttcttttactcgGCCGGGTACTTGGTACAATTGCTTCAATGATAGCAAGCTACATCATTTGGTATGTAGTCGACCAAAAGACTCCTGGCATACTGGTCTTACTTTGGCTGTGgttccttgtccttggctATTTAt TCGTCAAATTTCCCGATTTCTTCAGCATATGGTTTGTTGCTCTCATCGCTTCAATTGTGATGATAGCGAATGAACTTCAAGTACGCAAACtgggagaagcagccatcatACAATCCGGCCAAGCTGTCTATCGGCCATATATCATATTTCCCTATCGGCTCGCTGTCGTCACCCTTGGTGTCCTCATTGGCTACTTCTGGACAATATTCCCGTATCCTCTGTCCGAGCATTCTGAGCTCCGCGAGAATATGGCCAAAGCCATGTATGGGCTTGCACGCTACTACATGTGCATCCAGCAAACGATCCTTGCACGTCTCAGTGGCAATTTCGGCGACATTAGCGATAAAACAAGCCCCGGGTTTCACCTTCAGGCGGCTCGCCGCCGCATTTTCCACAAGTACCAAACCCTGAGCACTAGAGCTAAAACAAGCTACCAGTTCCTTGACTGGGAGTTTTCGCTTGGCGGCCGCTTTCCCAAGCAAACATATGGCGAGATGCTCTCCATTCTCGAGCGACTCGTAAGCTACATGACTCTAGCAAGCTATGTGTCCCGGGATCTGAAAGCCCCGGATGCCACCGCGTCTTGGTGGGCCCACGACCCAACCGGTGCAGCTCAGGCTCATTTGACCCCAGGAGGCGTCACAACGAGAATGATCATACTGCATTCTGCGCTAAGTCGAGCCCACCCGCTGCCGCCAGAATTAGCAGATTTAAGTATACCTCACCTGGGTGATTTCTTAACCAGGGATGTACCTACAGATGAGAGATTCGCAGCTGCGGCGCTGATTCATAGTGTCAATTGGTATTTGATACGCGAAATCAATCGTTTGACTGA GTTGGCAAGGGAACTCGTCGGAGAATTGAACTTCTCCTTCGTTATTATTCATGATGATTATGTCGAAGACGGTCAATAG
- a CDS encoding uncharacterized protein (TransMembrane:1 (n3-13c18/19o28-48i)), with amino-acid sequence MMCASLNAFFPLVHFGSRYNLGPTSRKLKGLLVGVIGIGGVGHFGLLFTKTLGAQRVVAVIAASVSLDYQMMGNSRLMLGRYPHSVKALLGVLWARQTKSERCCS; translated from the coding sequence ATGATGTGCGCCAGCCTAAATGCTTTCTTCCCCCTCGTTCATTTTGGGAGTCGCTACAATCTGGGTCCTACAAGCCGGAAGCTCAAAGGGCTGTTAGTTGGCGTAATTGGCATTGGTGGCGTGGGCCATTTCGGTCTTTTGTTCACCAAGACCCTGGGTGCTCAGCGTGTCGTAGCCGTAATAGCAGCTTCTGTCAGCTTGGACTACCAGATGATGGGCAATTCAAGGTTAATGCTGGGGCGATATCCTCACAGCGTCAAAGCCTTACTGGGAGTTTTATGGGCTCGCCAAACGAAATCCGAGAGATGCTGCAGCTAG